In Candidatus Omnitrophota bacterium, the genomic stretch TACGTCGTGATCGACGACGACGCCGCTATAGGGGACAGGACTATAATTTACGCCGGCAGTTATATCGGCAATCGCGCGAAGATAGGAAGCGACTGCCTGATCTATCCGAACGTCGCGATACGCGATAAGGTCGAGATAGGGAACAGGGTGATAATCCATTCCGGCACGGTCATAGGCAGCGACGGGTTCGGGTTCGCGACGGTCGGCGGAGAGCATCACAAAATACCCCAGATCGGAACGGTCCTTATCGAGGACGACGTAGAGATAGGCGCCAATGTCACTATCGACAGGGCGCGGTTCGGGAAGACTGTGATAGGGAAGGGCACCAAGGTAGACAACCTTGTCCAGATAGCCCATAACGTCATAGTCGGAGAGAATTCCATAATAATAGCGCAGGCCGGAATATCCGGTTCGACGGTCATAGGCAAGAACGTCACGATCGCCGGCCAGGCGGGCCTGGTCGGACATATAACGATCGGGGATAATGCCGTGCTGGCTGCGCAGGCCGGTGTCACGAAGTCGGTCCCGGCGAATACATGTGTCTCGGGATACCCCGCAAGGCGGCACGATGAGGCGAAGAGGCTGAATGCCTTTGTCACGCGCCTGCCGCAGATCGTCGATGAACTGAAAAAACTCGAAGAAAAATTTCAACAGTTGGAGAAGAAGATAGCAGATGGAACAACAGCTGACAATAAAAAACGCGGTTGAAACCGAAGGGACCGGCCTGCATACAGGGACGAAGGTGAAAATGCGCCTTTTGCCCGCCGAACCTAATTCCGGCATAAGCTTTATCCGCGTAGACCTTCCGGATTCGCCGGTGATAAAAGCGAATACCGCCAATGTCATGGAATCCAGCCGCAAACTGAGGAGGACATCGCTTTCATGCAACGGCGTAGAAGTCCATACGGTGGAGCACCTGCTGTCGGCGCTCAGCGGGATGATGATAGACAATATCAAGGTCGAGATAAACGGCCCCGAGCTTCCCGGTTTCGACGGTTCCGCGATGCCGTTTGTCGAGCTGATAAAGAAAGCAGGCGCGCAGTCGCAGCCGGAACAGAAAAGGACCTTTACGGTAAAAGACCCGATCTGGCTCGAGGAGAACGATACGGTCCTGGCCATACTTCCCGATTCCGAATTAAAGATATCTTATATGTTGAGCTACGACCACCCGTTGCTCAGGTCCCAGTACGTCTCGGTCGTGATAACGCCTGAGACTTATGAGAAAGAGATAGCCCCGACGAGGACATTCTGCCTGGAGGCCGAGGCCGAGGAGCTGAGACGGCAGGGGCTGGGCAAAGGCGCGAACTTCGAAAACACCCTCGTTGTCGGCAAGGACGGCGTCATAAAGAATAAATTAAGGTTTAGCGATGAGTTCGCGCGCCACAAAGTCTCGGACCTTATGGGAGACCTTTACCTTTTGGGCATGCCCTTAAAAGGCCATGTGATAGCCGTAAAATCCGGGCATCCGCTCAACGTCAGGCTTTTACAGAAGATAAGGCAGCAGCAGGAGCGCATGCGCGCCGGCGCCATGGAAAGCAAAGGCCCCGGCATCGTTGGCACTCCCCTCGATATCAACGATATAAAGAAGATACTGCCTCACCGTTACCCGTTCCTGTTGGTTGACAGGGTCATAGAACTCGAGGACGACAAGAGAGCGGTGGGCATAAAGAACGTCACGATGAACGAATTTTATTTCCCGGGTCATTTTCCGAACATGCCGATAATGCCCGGAGTGCTCATAATGGAAGCGCTGGCGCAGGTCGCCGGCGTGATGATGCTCAACAAAAGGGAAAATCTCGGGAAATACGCTTTCTTCATGTCGATGGACAAGGTAAAATTCCGTAAAGCGGTCGTGCCCGGGGACCAGCTTGTCCTTGAGACCGAGGTGCTGAAACTGCGCTCCAAGACCGTCCAGGTGAAGGCTGTCGCGAGCGTCGACGGGAAAATTGTGGCCGAAGGCGAATTCATGTTCGCCCTGGTCGGCGGTGAAGAGGCTTCGGAATAAGGGGATGAACCCCGCATATACGTGTGGGGTATCAATAGAAAAGTGAAGGTGCAGGGTGCAAATCCACTCTACAGCGATCGTAGATAAAAAGGCAGAGTTGGCCGACGGAGTTGAAGTCGGCCCTTATTGTATAATCGGTCCGGACGTCAAGATCGGCAGCGGAACCGTAATAGGCGCGCACGCCGTGATCGACGGGCACACGACTATCGGCCGCGATAACAGGATATTCACCGGGGCCGTGATAGGCTCCATCACGCAGGACCTGAAATTCAAGGGCGAAAAAAGTTACGTCAAGATAGGCGACAACAATATCATTCGCGAATACGTTACCGTAAATATGGGAACGAACAAAGAGTCCTCCACCGTGATAGGCAATAAGGTCCTTTTGATGGCATATTGCCATGTGGCGCACGACTGCGTCATAAAAGACGGGGCAATCATCGCCAATTGCGGCACGTTCGCCGGTTATGTCACCGTCGAGGAGAAGGCCGATATCGGGGGCCTTACCGGCGTCCACCAGTTCGTTCGCATAGGAAAGCTCGCTATCATAGGCGGCTGTTCGAAAGTCACGCAGGACGTGGTGCCTTATTCGATGAGCGACGGCCATCCGCTGAAAGTATACGGCCTCAATACCGTCGGGCTCGAAAGGGCCGACGTCCCCCAGGCATCGCGGAATTCCCTTAAAAAAGCTTTCAAGATACTCTTTAATTCGGGGCTTACCGTCCCTCATGCGCTGGACGAGATAAAGTCGGAAGTCCCGGAATGCCCCGAAGTAGACTACCTTATAGATTTCACGGCTGCCTCTGAACGGGGCATCTCAAGATAAAATAATATGGACACCATAGGACTTATCGCGGGTAAAAGCGATTTTCCGCTGCTTTTCGCCAAAGCAGCGAGATCGAAAGGCGTGAAGGTTATCGCCGTGGGCATCGAGGGCGAGACCAGGCCCGAGGTGGAAAAGCTCGTCGACAAATTTTACTGGGTAAAACTCGGCGAACTCTCCAAGGTGCTCGAGGTCTTCAAGGCCGAAGGCGTCAAAAAAGCCGTGATGGCCGGCGGGGTCACTAAATCCAGGATATTCAACGAAGCGCTGAAGATCGACGGGTTGATGAAATCGATCCTTGTCAGGGCTCTGGACAAAAAAGACGATACCCTGTTATCGATGATCACCGCAACGCTGAAATCGGCCGGCATAGACCTGCTGGATTCGACGCTTTTCCTCGAGGACCTGCTGCCGGCAGAAGGCGTGCCGACGAAGGCGAAACCGGCACTTTCGCAAGAGGAGGATATCAGGTTCGGCGCGAGGGTCGCGAGGGAAGTGGCCGGCCTGGATATAGGGCTTTCGATATTCGTAAAAGATAAGGCCGTAATAGCGGTCGAGGATATTGAGGGGACCGACGCTATGATAAGACGCGGCGGACGGCTTGCCGGCGCGGGCGGAGTCATAATAAAAGTCGCGCGACCGAAGCAGAATATGAAATTCGACATCCCGGTCATAGGGCCTCAGACTATACGTTCGATGGTTGAGGTGAAGGCGGCCTGCCTCGCGATAGAGGCAAAGAAGACGCTTATAATAGATAAAGAAGAAACGATCGCTCTCGCGGACAATAATGGTATTTCCATAATAGCGGTAAAAATGTGAGCGGTATCCTTATATTAGGCATAGAGGACGAAGGCCTTAAGCGCGCCAAAAAAGCGCTGAAAGACGCTGATCACCAGGTCTATTCCTGCGATGAGGCCGATATAAAACCGGTCTACGAAGAGACGCTGAAGAGGCGGCCGGATGTCATAGTCCTCGATTTCGCCTCCCCCAAGAATTTCGATGCGCAGGCTGTCCTGCGCGCCTTCAAGAAAGACAGGTTCCTGAAAGATACTCCTGTCTTTGCCGTCCTGCCTGAAGACGGGATGCGGCTTCTCGATAACCTTTCAGGCATCGGCGATTTCATAATTGCCCCGTTTAACGGCGCAGAGCTTGTAGCGCGCGTCAAGGCGCTCCTCAAAAAAGTCATACCGACCGATTCCGATGACATGATAAAGATAAGCGACCTAATCATAGATGTATCAAGATACGAAGTGTCATTGAACGGCAGCAAGGTGGAGCTCACGTTCAAAGAATACGAACTCCTTAAATTCCTCGCCTCAAACAAAGGCCGCGTCTATTCCCGGGACCAGCTGCTCGACAAGATCTGGGGATACGATTACTACGGCGGTACCCGCACGGTGGATGTCCATATCCGCCGCCTCCGCAGCAAGATAGAGGACCGGAAGCATACCTTTATCGAGACCATCCGCAACATCGGCTACAAATTCATCGCTTAATCCCGTAACCTGCTTTTTACCTTGAAATTTAAGCCTCGCTCGGCCTTTCTTTATTACTCGCCTCTGCCAAATATCTACTGCGTCATAAACCGGCTCTTTGCGAGGCGTTAAATTTCAAGGCATGACACCCGCATGCAAGATTAACCAAGATTTAACGCGCATGTAATACGGATTTAACATTCGCCCGTATACTTACGGGTATGAAGATCAAAGAAGATGATCTTGAGCGGAAGTACAGGTGCGCAAAGTGCGGCTACTTAACGCAGCGGCAGGCGCCCCCCAGGAGCTGTCCGATATGCAGGGCCGGCTCCGAAGCTTTTGACGACATCGGTGTCGACAGGTCAACGGAGAAAAGGGCGGTCTTTAATCCAAGATTAATATAGGGTTAATCTGTTTGTAACATTGATAGTTATACTTGTTTGGTGAGAACATTGGGAGAAAGAGAGAAGATCAGATGTTCCGTCAAAACGTTTGGCTGGTCATATGTATCATAGGCGCGCTTTCCTTAATTACCCCCGCGGCCTGTTTCGCGACCGCAACCACCCACATCTGGGCGCCATCCACTGACGTCCAGGCGTACGGAGTCGTCCACATAACCCCGGGAGACGTGTATATTCCCGTAAACAAGGACAAATTCGGGAACAGGGTCAACGTAATAACTAACGAAGGGCTCACAGTCGGTGTTTTGCCTTTCGAGAAATTCAACATTGAGGTAGGTTTCGACAACAAGACAGGGTACGGGGAGCTGGACAATTACCCGATATATTTTAACGCAAAAGGTGGGATACCTGAAGGTGCGTTCGGTGAATGGTTCCCCGCCCTGGCTGTTGGCGCTTATGATATAGGGACGAAGGCTGACAAGACCAATAGCAACGTGCTCTACTTCAAAGGCGCAAAGACATTCAAAATTAATGATTTCAACCTCGGCCGTCTCTCAGTCGGATATTTTAACGGCAACGGCAAATTGTTACGGGGTCCGAACGGCGGAAAAGACAACGCCGACGTCTTCGGCGCCTGGGAGCGCACGATGTCAGAGATATCGGACAAGCTCTGGCTTTGCGTTGAATACCAGGGGACGAAGAGCTCCTACGGTTGCTGGAATTTCGGCGGGTCATGGAAATTCTCGGATAATGTCTCGCTGCTCGTAGGGTTCGATCATTACAACAACAGAAACTTTGCTGATACGGTTACAGTACAAGTCGATATAGATTTCGACGCGTTCAGCAATCTGTTCAAGAAGAAATAGAGGTGACCCATGTTTAAGAAAATAACGGCTTTTCTCGCGATATTCACGATAACGATAGGAGTGTCCTGCCTGGCGTTTGCCCAGGATCCCAGCGGCGCGGAGACGCTGGCGCAGAACCCGAACTCTCCGGTCGATTACGTATGGGTGCTCGTCTGCGGCTTCCTGGTATTCTTCATGCAGGCCGGGTTTGCGATGGTGGAGGCCGGTTTCTGCAGGGCCAAGAACGCCACAAACCTCATGGCAAAGAACACTATAGACTTTGTCACTGCGTCGCTTATTTTCATGGCTTTTGGCTTCGCCTTCATGATGGGAAATGACTACAACGGCATCATAGGTACTTCCGGATGGTTTCTTCACGGCCCGAACTATGATGTCGGAAGATACCTCCTGTTCTTCTGGCAGTTGGTATTTGCCGGGACCGCAGCTACGATAGTCTCCGGAGCTATCGCGGAAAGGCTGAAATTTAAAGCCTATTTCCTTTACAGTATCATGGTCACGGCCGTTATATATCCAATATATGGGCATTGGGTATGGGGTGGAGGATGGCTTTCCAAACTGCCTTTTGGGATCGGTCATGTTGATTTTGCCGGCTCCGGAGTTGTCCATGCGATAGGCGGTTTTGTAGGTCTTGCGGGTGCCATGGTCCTCGGGCCGCGTTTCGGAAAATTCAACAAGGAAAGAAAGCCAAGGGCTATACCGGGCCACAGCATAACCCTCGCCGCGCTAGGCACTTTTATCCTCTGGTTCGGATGGTTTGGGTTCAATCCCGGATCGACTTTTTCCGCTCACCAGCTCAGGATAGCGGTGATAGCCGTCAACACCAATCTCGCCGCAGCGGCCGGCGCGGCAGTTGCAATATTGCTTGTTTTCATGAAGACGAAGAAATGGGATGTCGGCATGATGCTTAACGGTTGCCTTGCAGGCCTTGTCGCTGTTACCGCACCCTGCGCTTGGATCGAGGCGTGGGCCGCGGTTGTCATAGGTGCCATCGCCGGAACGATTGTAGTCGTCGGCGTCTATTTCTGGGAGAACCGCGGTGTGGATGATCCGGTAGGCGCTGTCAGCGTCCACGGGTTAAACGGTGTCTGGGGCTTGATAAGCGTCGGGCTGTTTGCCGACGGAACATACGGTCTGGGTTCTACTTCAGCGCCTTTCGTAAAGGGCCTGTTCTATGGTGGCGGGTACGGCCAGCTGATAGCCCAGCTGATAGGCGCTGCCGTATGCGTTTCATGGGCGTTCATATTGGGCTTTATCGGGTTCAAATTGATGGATAGGTTATTCGGCATAAGAGTTTCGCCGCAGGAGGAACTCAAGGGCTTGGATATTCCTGAGCACGGGACGCCCGCTTATCCCAATTTCTATACGTATAGTAATTAGAGAGGGACAAAAAGATGAAGAAGATAGAAGCGGTTGTCCGCATAGAAAAACTGGAAGAGATCACTGAGGCCCTGGATAAGTTCGGTTATCCCGGAATGATGGTCACTCATATAGAGGGGCATGGCCGCCAGAAAGGGCTCGCGGAGCAGTTCAGGGGAAGGGAGTATAAGGTAAATTTCCTTCCTAAGATAAAGATCGAGATCGTGGTCAAGGATTCCGATGTCGAGAAGCTGGTCA encodes the following:
- the lpxA gene encoding acyl-ACP--UDP-N-acetylglucosamine O-acyltransferase, encoding MQIHSTAIVDKKAELADGVEVGPYCIIGPDVKIGSGTVIGAHAVIDGHTTIGRDNRIFTGAVIGSITQDLKFKGEKSYVKIGDNNIIREYVTVNMGTNKESSTVIGNKVLLMAYCHVAHDCVIKDGAIIANCGTFAGYVTVEEKADIGGLTGVHQFVRIGKLAIIGGCSKVTQDVVPYSMSDGHPLKVYGLNTVGLERADVPQASRNSLKKAFKILFNSGLTVPHALDEIKSEVPECPEVDYLIDFTAASERGISR
- a CDS encoding response regulator transcription factor, with the protein product MSGILILGIEDEGLKRAKKALKDADHQVYSCDEADIKPVYEETLKRRPDVIVLDFASPKNFDAQAVLRAFKKDRFLKDTPVFAVLPEDGMRLLDNLSGIGDFIIAPFNGAELVARVKALLKKVIPTDSDDMIKISDLIIDVSRYEVSLNGSKVELTFKEYELLKFLASNKGRVYSRDQLLDKIWGYDYYGGTRTVDVHIRRLRSKIEDRKHTFIETIRNIGYKFIA
- a CDS encoding ammonium transporter; amino-acid sequence: MFKKITAFLAIFTITIGVSCLAFAQDPSGAETLAQNPNSPVDYVWVLVCGFLVFFMQAGFAMVEAGFCRAKNATNLMAKNTIDFVTASLIFMAFGFAFMMGNDYNGIIGTSGWFLHGPNYDVGRYLLFFWQLVFAGTAATIVSGAIAERLKFKAYFLYSIMVTAVIYPIYGHWVWGGGWLSKLPFGIGHVDFAGSGVVHAIGGFVGLAGAMVLGPRFGKFNKERKPRAIPGHSITLAALGTFILWFGWFGFNPGSTFSAHQLRIAVIAVNTNLAAAAGAAVAILLVFMKTKKWDVGMMLNGCLAGLVAVTAPCAWIEAWAAVVIGAIAGTIVVVGVYFWENRGVDDPVGAVSVHGLNGVWGLISVGLFADGTYGLGSTSAPFVKGLFYGGGYGQLIAQLIGAAVCVSWAFILGFIGFKLMDRLFGIRVSPQEELKGLDIPEHGTPAYPNFYTYSN
- the lpxI gene encoding UDP-2,3-diacylglucosamine diphosphatase LpxI (LpxI, functionally equivalent to LpxH, replaces it in LPS biosynthesis in a minority of bacteria.) encodes the protein MDTIGLIAGKSDFPLLFAKAARSKGVKVIAVGIEGETRPEVEKLVDKFYWVKLGELSKVLEVFKAEGVKKAVMAGGVTKSRIFNEALKIDGLMKSILVRALDKKDDTLLSMITATLKSAGIDLLDSTLFLEDLLPAEGVPTKAKPALSQEEDIRFGARVAREVAGLDIGLSIFVKDKAVIAVEDIEGTDAMIRRGGRLAGAGGVIIKVARPKQNMKFDIPVIGPQTIRSMVEVKAACLAIEAKKTLIIDKEETIALADNNGISIIAVKM
- a CDS encoding P-II family nitrogen regulator gives rise to the protein MKKIEAVVRIEKLEEITEALDKFGYPGMMVTHIEGHGRQKGLAEQFRGREYKVNFLPKIKIEIVVKDSDVEKLVKAITGIARTGEIGDGKIFIYAVEDTVRIRTGEKGESAI
- a CDS encoding bifunctional UDP-3-O-[3-hydroxymyristoyl] N-acetylglucosamine deacetylase/3-hydroxyacyl-ACP dehydratase, with the protein product MEQQLTIKNAVETEGTGLHTGTKVKMRLLPAEPNSGISFIRVDLPDSPVIKANTANVMESSRKLRRTSLSCNGVEVHTVEHLLSALSGMMIDNIKVEINGPELPGFDGSAMPFVELIKKAGAQSQPEQKRTFTVKDPIWLEENDTVLAILPDSELKISYMLSYDHPLLRSQYVSVVITPETYEKEIAPTRTFCLEAEAEELRRQGLGKGANFENTLVVGKDGVIKNKLRFSDEFARHKVSDLMGDLYLLGMPLKGHVIAVKSGHPLNVRLLQKIRQQQERMRAGAMESKGPGIVGTPLDINDIKKILPHRYPFLLVDRVIELEDDKRAVGIKNVTMNEFYFPGHFPNMPIMPGVLIMEALAQVAGVMMLNKRENLGKYAFFMSMDKVKFRKAVVPGDQLVLETEVLKLRSKTVQVKAVASVDGKIVAEGEFMFALVGGEEASE
- the lpxD gene encoding UDP-3-O-(3-hydroxymyristoyl)glucosamine N-acyltransferase, with protein sequence MPEAGSSIHKTLKEIAQLIDGEVIGDGNVVITGISGIREAEEGDLTFLANPRYAPLMDTTRASAIITSRETKTAPRPMIRADNPSMAFAKVISILMPNDQKYPVGIHPAAVVGKNVKLGQDVALQPYVVIDDDAAIGDRTIIYAGSYIGNRAKIGSDCLIYPNVAIRDKVEIGNRVIIHSGTVIGSDGFGFATVGGEHHKIPQIGTVLIEDDVEIGANVTIDRARFGKTVIGKGTKVDNLVQIAHNVIVGENSIIIAQAGISGSTVIGKNVTIAGQAGLVGHITIGDNAVLAAQAGVTKSVPANTCVSGYPARRHDEAKRLNAFVTRLPQIVDELKKLEEKFQQLEKKIADGTTADNKKRG